The Glycine soja cultivar W05 chromosome 3, ASM419377v2, whole genome shotgun sequence genome window below encodes:
- the LOC114406210 gene encoding isochorismate synthase, chloroplastic-like isoform X3, with amino-acid sequence MAMATVHKWLTHFYDTKKCSNILVPLGSKGQQSMYFLHYHRPHHRCYLSMNGCREGQHQHARTRNNPVGTIETRTLAAVASPAMAMYSLNMAISELKSDALFGTSSGIVRVQVPIEEQVEAIDWLHSQNHLLLPRCFFFGRKQCSSPCCINGEEKLVSVAGVGSAVFFSQPHPFSYWDWISIRRFLSERCPLIRAYGAIRFNAKAKVSSEWLAFGSFYFMIPQVEFIELEGGSMLTITIAWDNDLSWSWENAINALQETLCKVSSSIVKFPKQTPPTLISSSQNIPSKVDWDLAVNRALQMIGQNDSLLTKVVLARSTRVVPTVDIDPLAWLSCLKVEGENAYQFLLQPPNAPAFIGNTPEQLFHRKCLHITSEALAGTRARGASQALDLQIELDLLTSPKDDIEFTIVRETIRRKLEAVCEKVVIKPEKMIRKLSRIQHLYSQLSGRLRSEEDEFEILSSLHPSPAVCGFPTEEAQLLIADADKKN; translated from the exons ATGGCAATGGCCACGGTTCACAAGTGGCTCACTCATTTCTACGACACCAAAAAATGCAGCAACATCCTCGTACCTCTTGGTTCCAAGGGACAGCAATCCATGTACTTCCTCCACTATCAT agACCCCATCATAGATGCTACCTTTCAATGAACGGTTGCAGAGAGGGACAACACCAACATGCAAGAACAAGGAACAACCCTGTTGGGACCATAGAAACCAGAACCTTGGCAGCAGTTGCATCACCTGCAATGGCTATGTACAGCCTCAACATGGCCATTTCGGAGCTTAAATCGGATGCTCTGTTTGGTACCTCTTCGGGCATTGTAAGGGTGCAGGTTCCAATTGAAGAGCAAGTTGAAGCCATTGATTGGCTCCATTCGCAGAACCATCTTCTGCTTCCTCGCTGCTTCTTCTTTGGAAGGAAACAGTGCAGTAGTCCCTGCTGCATTAATGGTGAAGAAAAGTTGGTCAGTGTTGCTGGGGTTGGTTCAGCTGTTTTCTTTTCCCAGCCACATCCATTTTCCTACTGGGATTGGATATCTATAAGAAG GTTTCTTTCTGAGAGATGCCCTTTAATCCGTGCATATGGAGCTATCCGTTTCAATGCAAAAGCTAAGGTGTCATCAGAGTGGCTGGCTTTTGGTTCTTTCTACTTCATGATTCCTCAG GTTGAGTTCATTGAGCTTGAAGGAGGATCAATGCTTACCATAACTATTGCCTGGGATAATGATCTTTCTTGGTCATGGGAAAATGCGATCAATGCACTCCAAGAAACACTTTGCAAA GTTTCTTCTTCCATTGTGAAGTTTCCAAAACAAACTCCTCCAACCTTAATATCAAGCAGCCAGAACATTCCTAGTAAAGTAGACTGGGATCTTGCTGTTAATAGAGCTTTGCAGATGATAGGGCAAAATGATTCCTTACTAACCAAG GTTGTGCTCGCTCGTAGCACTAGGGTGGTGCCTACTGTTGATATTGATCCTCTTGCATGGTTATCTTGCTTAAAG GTTGAAGGTGAAAATGCTTACCAGTTTTTACTTCAACCACCAAATGCACCAGCATTTATAGGAAACACA CCAGAGCAACTATTTCACAGAAAATGTCTCCACATTACTAGTGAGGCTTTGGCTGGAACCCGTGCTAGAGGAGCATCACAAGCACTAGATCTTCAAATCGAACTTGACTTACTTACCAG TCCAAAGGATGACATTGAGTTTACTATAGTGAGAGAAACCATAAGAAGAAAATTAGAG GCAGTATGTGAAAAGGTTGTAATCAAGCCAGAGAAAATGATTAGAAAACTCTCCAGGATTCAACATTTATATTCTCAATTATCTGGCAGGTtaagaagtgaagaagatgaG TTTGAAATTTTGTCATCTCTTCACCCGAGTCCAGCAGTTTGTGGGTTTCCAACAGAAGAGGCACAACTTTTAATTGCAGATGCAG ataaaaaaaattaa
- the LOC114406210 gene encoding isochorismate synthase, chloroplastic-like isoform X2: MAMATVHKWLTHFYDTKKCSNILVPLGSKGQQSMYFLHYHRPHHRCYLSMNGCREGQHQHARTRNNPVGTIETRTLAAVASPAMAMYSLNMAISELKSDALFGTSSGIVRVQVPIEEQVEAIDWLHSQNHLLLPRCFFFGRKQCSSPCCINGEEKLVSVAGVGSAVFFSQPHPFSYWDWISIRRFLSERCPLIRAYGAIRFNAKAKVSSEWLAFGSFYFMIPQVEFIELEGGSMLTITIAWDNDLSWSWENAINALQETLCKVSSSIVKFPKQTPPTLISSSQNIPSKVDWDLAVNRALQMIGQNDSLLTKVVLARSTRVVPTVDIDPLAWLSCLKVEGENAYQFLLQPPNAPAFIGNTPEQLFHRKCLHITSEALAGTRARGASQALDLQIELDLLTSPKDDIEFTIVRETIRRKLEAVCEKVVIKPEKMIRKLSRIQHLYSQLSGRLRSEEDEFEILSSLHPSPAVCGFPTEEAQLLIADAGEPENDGVHYHTRPQHSVNGARHDPSPSHQRAPPSCDGQ; this comes from the exons ATGGCAATGGCCACGGTTCACAAGTGGCTCACTCATTTCTACGACACCAAAAAATGCAGCAACATCCTCGTACCTCTTGGTTCCAAGGGACAGCAATCCATGTACTTCCTCCACTATCAT agACCCCATCATAGATGCTACCTTTCAATGAACGGTTGCAGAGAGGGACAACACCAACATGCAAGAACAAGGAACAACCCTGTTGGGACCATAGAAACCAGAACCTTGGCAGCAGTTGCATCACCTGCAATGGCTATGTACAGCCTCAACATGGCCATTTCGGAGCTTAAATCGGATGCTCTGTTTGGTACCTCTTCGGGCATTGTAAGGGTGCAGGTTCCAATTGAAGAGCAAGTTGAAGCCATTGATTGGCTCCATTCGCAGAACCATCTTCTGCTTCCTCGCTGCTTCTTCTTTGGAAGGAAACAGTGCAGTAGTCCCTGCTGCATTAATGGTGAAGAAAAGTTGGTCAGTGTTGCTGGGGTTGGTTCAGCTGTTTTCTTTTCCCAGCCACATCCATTTTCCTACTGGGATTGGATATCTATAAGAAG GTTTCTTTCTGAGAGATGCCCTTTAATCCGTGCATATGGAGCTATCCGTTTCAATGCAAAAGCTAAGGTGTCATCAGAGTGGCTGGCTTTTGGTTCTTTCTACTTCATGATTCCTCAG GTTGAGTTCATTGAGCTTGAAGGAGGATCAATGCTTACCATAACTATTGCCTGGGATAATGATCTTTCTTGGTCATGGGAAAATGCGATCAATGCACTCCAAGAAACACTTTGCAAA GTTTCTTCTTCCATTGTGAAGTTTCCAAAACAAACTCCTCCAACCTTAATATCAAGCAGCCAGAACATTCCTAGTAAAGTAGACTGGGATCTTGCTGTTAATAGAGCTTTGCAGATGATAGGGCAAAATGATTCCTTACTAACCAAG GTTGTGCTCGCTCGTAGCACTAGGGTGGTGCCTACTGTTGATATTGATCCTCTTGCATGGTTATCTTGCTTAAAG GTTGAAGGTGAAAATGCTTACCAGTTTTTACTTCAACCACCAAATGCACCAGCATTTATAGGAAACACA CCAGAGCAACTATTTCACAGAAAATGTCTCCACATTACTAGTGAGGCTTTGGCTGGAACCCGTGCTAGAGGAGCATCACAAGCACTAGATCTTCAAATCGAACTTGACTTACTTACCAG TCCAAAGGATGACATTGAGTTTACTATAGTGAGAGAAACCATAAGAAGAAAATTAGAG GCAGTATGTGAAAAGGTTGTAATCAAGCCAGAGAAAATGATTAGAAAACTCTCCAGGATTCAACATTTATATTCTCAATTATCTGGCAGGTtaagaagtgaagaagatgaG TTTGAAATTTTGTCATCTCTTCACCCGAGTCCAGCAGTTTGTGGGTTTCCAACAGAAGAGGCACAACTTTTAATTGCAGATGCAG GGGAACCGGAAAACGACGGCGTACACTACCACACTCGACCACAACATTCAGTCAATGGCGCAAGGCATGACCCAAGCCCTTCACACCAGCGAGCACCTCCGTCGTGTGATGGGCAGTGA